One genomic window of Bacillus mycoides includes the following:
- a CDS encoding substrate-binding domain-containing protein: protein MSMKKRKWLRTVVTGCVLGSLLVTAACSGKKTSTEDEKTIKVGVLASLTGPLESYGKQTVNGFELGLDYATGGTGKVEGKKIKFVVEDTETKADVAVKKATKLLEEEKVDFLVGSSSSSDTLAVLPLAEEYKKIMVVEPAVADSITGKNWNKYIFRTGRNSSQDAIAGAAAIAKKDVKIATLAQDNAYGREGIAAFKAGAKKIGANIVNEQYADTNATDFTANIQNIISSKPDYLFIVWAGANSPWKQLKDMNVEAQGIKISTGAPDIPALKTMDALIGMQGFSVYYHSLPKNKVNDWLVEEHKKRFNGAVPDLFTAGGMSAAISIVEAVKKTKGDTDVDTLIKKMEGMEFETPKGKMKFREKDHQALQTLYSITLKKQEGVDYPVPVLERELTMKETEPSVQNK, encoded by the coding sequence ATGTCGATGAAAAAACGTAAATGGCTAAGAACGGTGGTTACTGGTTGTGTTTTAGGGTCGTTATTAGTAACAGCAGCTTGTTCAGGAAAGAAGACAAGTACAGAAGATGAAAAAACGATTAAGGTAGGGGTTCTTGCTTCGTTAACAGGTCCACTAGAATCGTATGGAAAACAAACGGTAAATGGATTTGAATTAGGGTTAGACTATGCAACTGGTGGAACAGGAAAAGTAGAAGGAAAGAAGATTAAGTTTGTTGTAGAAGATACGGAAACAAAAGCAGATGTAGCGGTTAAGAAGGCTACGAAATTATTAGAAGAAGAGAAAGTTGACTTTTTAGTCGGATCATCTAGTTCAAGTGATACATTAGCAGTTTTACCACTAGCTGAAGAGTATAAAAAGATTATGGTTGTAGAACCGGCAGTTGCTGATAGTATTACCGGGAAGAACTGGAATAAATATATTTTTAGGACTGGTAGAAATTCATCTCAAGATGCAATCGCTGGTGCTGCGGCAATTGCTAAAAAAGATGTGAAAATAGCAACGCTAGCACAAGATAATGCTTACGGTCGTGAGGGGATTGCTGCATTTAAAGCTGGAGCGAAGAAAATAGGTGCAAATATTGTAAACGAGCAATACGCGGATACGAATGCAACTGATTTCACTGCGAATATTCAAAATATTATTAGCTCAAAACCAGATTATCTATTTATCGTTTGGGCAGGTGCGAATTCACCATGGAAACAGTTGAAAGATATGAATGTAGAAGCGCAAGGTATTAAAATTTCTACTGGTGCACCTGATATACCAGCATTAAAAACGATGGATGCGCTAATAGGGATGCAAGGGTTTTCCGTTTATTATCACTCACTTCCAAAGAATAAGGTGAACGATTGGCTAGTAGAAGAACATAAAAAACGTTTTAATGGTGCTGTTCCAGATCTGTTTACAGCAGGAGGAATGTCAGCAGCAATTTCTATCGTCGAAGCTGTAAAGAAAACGAAGGGCGATACAGATGTAGATACACTTATTAAGAAAATGGAAGGGATGGAATTTGAGACACCGAAAGGAAAGATGAAATTTAGAGAGAAGGATCATCAAGCATTACAAACTCTTTATTCTATAACGCTGAAAAAGCAAGAGGGTGTTGATTACCCAGTACCAGTGTTAGAACGAGAATTAACAATGAAAGAAACAGAACCGTCTGTTCAAAATAAATAG
- the cydA gene encoding cytochrome ubiquinol oxidase subunit I: METLELARIQFASTTIFHYFFVPLSIGLAFIIALMQTLYVVKGQEVYKKMTKFWTQIFLVNFAVGVVTGILQEFQFGMNWSTYSRFVGDVFGPSLAIEGLLAFFIESTFLGLWVFGEDKLPKRVHLLCIWLLSIGTMLSAFWILTASAFMQSPVGYEMAADGRAQMNDFLAIIQNPQLWVQFPHTITAALATGAFFIAGVSAWKIAKQQETEVFKKSFRVSIVVGTISTALVLFFGHAQAQNLIKTHPMKMAAAEALWNTSEDPAPFTVFAKIDTEKKENSFEIQIPYMLSLLSYDKFSGQVEGMNQIQKQYEEKYGPGDYIPPVHTMFWSFRAMVMSGTFMLLLGVYGWFLSRKDRLAEKTWYLKLMVYAIALPFIGNTVGWIMTEMGRQPWVVFGVMKTEDAVSPNVSFGEVLFSLVSFTSLYIIIGGITVYLFVRIIKGHANKKTKKDYQSHDPFDKEEEYVIS; the protein is encoded by the coding sequence ATGGAAACGCTCGAATTGGCACGAATACAATTTGCATCTACAACGATTTTTCATTACTTTTTCGTTCCGCTATCTATTGGTTTAGCTTTTATCATTGCGTTAATGCAAACGTTGTATGTGGTAAAGGGACAAGAAGTTTATAAGAAAATGACAAAGTTTTGGACACAAATATTCCTTGTTAACTTTGCAGTAGGTGTTGTAACAGGTATTTTACAAGAATTTCAGTTTGGTATGAACTGGTCAACATATTCACGTTTTGTTGGTGATGTTTTCGGACCGTCACTGGCAATTGAAGGTTTATTAGCATTTTTCATTGAGTCTACATTCCTAGGTTTATGGGTATTCGGTGAGGATAAACTTCCGAAGCGAGTTCACCTTTTATGTATTTGGCTCCTCTCAATAGGAACAATGTTATCAGCATTTTGGATTCTAACTGCAAGTGCATTTATGCAATCCCCAGTAGGATATGAAATGGCTGCAGATGGACGTGCACAGATGAATGATTTCTTGGCGATTATTCAAAATCCACAACTATGGGTGCAATTCCCACATACAATTACAGCGGCACTTGCAACAGGCGCATTCTTTATTGCTGGTGTTAGTGCATGGAAAATCGCAAAACAACAAGAGACAGAGGTGTTTAAGAAGTCTTTCCGAGTTTCTATCGTTGTTGGAACAATTTCAACAGCATTGGTATTATTTTTCGGTCATGCACAAGCGCAAAATTTAATTAAGACACATCCGATGAAAATGGCAGCAGCTGAAGCATTATGGAATACGAGTGAGGATCCAGCGCCATTTACAGTATTTGCAAAAATTGATACAGAGAAGAAAGAAAATTCGTTTGAAATTCAAATCCCTTATATGCTAAGTCTATTGTCATACGATAAATTTAGCGGTCAAGTAGAAGGAATGAATCAAATTCAAAAACAATATGAAGAAAAATATGGACCTGGAGATTATATTCCGCCAGTACATACTATGTTCTGGAGTTTTAGAGCGATGGTAATGAGTGGAACATTCATGCTTCTTCTAGGAGTGTACGGCTGGTTCTTATCAAGAAAAGATCGTTTAGCTGAAAAAACTTGGTATTTAAAATTAATGGTATATGCAATTGCACTACCGTTTATCGGAAATACAGTAGGTTGGATTATGACTGAAATGGGACGTCAGCCTTGGGTTGTCTTCGGTGTTATGAAAACAGAAGATGCAGTATCTCCAAATGTTTCATTTGGAGAAGTATTATTCTCTCTTGTTTCATTCACATCACTATATATAATTATTGGAGGCATTACTGTTTACTTATTCGTTCGTATCATTAAAGGACATGCGAATAAGAAAACGAAAAAGGATTATCAGAGCCATGATCCATTTGATAAGGAGGAAGAGTATGTTATCTCTTAA
- a CDS encoding tautomerase family protein, protein MPFVNVYYPENILNKETLKKISECIHLSLIDHFNIPENDYFQMFLPYRLNEFFYNPYYLLEQEEKRTENIMHVSITCGPGRTIKQKRELYQSISHKVSEYSIIGSADIFITLNETAAENWSFGQGVAQLVKRKGE, encoded by the coding sequence ATGCCTTTTGTAAACGTTTATTATCCTGAAAATATATTAAATAAAGAAACGTTGAAAAAGATAAGTGAATGTATTCATCTGTCATTAATTGATCATTTTAACATCCCTGAAAATGATTATTTTCAAATGTTTTTACCTTATCGACTAAACGAATTTTTTTATAATCCATATTATTTGTTAGAGCAAGAAGAAAAGAGAACAGAGAACATAATGCATGTTTCTATTACATGTGGACCAGGAAGAACGATAAAGCAGAAAAGAGAGTTATATCAATCGATATCACATAAAGTATCTGAATATTCAATTATCGGTAGCGCTGATATTTTTATTACACTAAATGAGACAGCTGCTGAAAACTGGTCATTTGGTCAAGGGGTGGCACAACTAGTGAAGAGGAAGGGGGAGTAA
- a CDS encoding LysR family transcriptional regulator, with amino-acid sequence MEINDLIIFKTVANEGSISKAAKELGYVQPNVTERIKKLEQELETALLHRDNKGVSLLPSGEILLDYTSKILTLLEEAKNEIKMSCTSYRIATSQSILTNYLSTRIKENFRNYQIYIESSSHLQKLLQKQKVDMVITYEDYPDAAFKKVFTTSISVGLLKTKEQCTIDFSKELFFVSNDKKCPFRNMTIQFLKENNLSQHQLQQLDSYSLIEEFISDGNGIAFLPMKNDKLAPIEGVPIEKLSINFFTTRDLEKAIPGELFN; translated from the coding sequence ATGGAAATAAATGATCTTATCATATTTAAAACTGTAGCGAATGAGGGCTCTATTAGTAAAGCTGCTAAAGAGTTAGGTTATGTTCAACCAAATGTAACTGAGCGAATCAAAAAATTAGAACAAGAATTAGAAACAGCTTTACTACATAGAGATAACAAAGGGGTTTCACTGTTACCTTCAGGTGAAATTTTATTAGATTACACTAGCAAAATATTAACTTTATTAGAAGAAGCAAAAAATGAAATTAAAATGAGTTGTACATCTTATCGAATAGCGACGTCACAATCTATTTTAACTAATTATTTGAGTACGCGTATTAAAGAAAATTTCAGGAATTATCAAATATACATAGAAAGTAGTAGTCATTTGCAAAAACTGCTACAAAAGCAAAAAGTTGATATGGTCATAACTTATGAGGATTATCCTGACGCAGCGTTTAAAAAAGTATTCACCACTTCAATTTCTGTAGGCTTATTAAAAACGAAGGAACAGTGTACCATTGACTTTTCAAAAGAACTTTTCTTTGTTAGTAACGACAAAAAGTGCCCTTTTAGAAATATGACAATACAATTTCTAAAAGAAAACAATCTATCTCAGCATCAACTTCAACAGTTAGATTCTTATTCGCTTATCGAAGAGTTTATTAGTGACGGAAATGGAATAGCTTTTTTACCAATGAAAAATGATAAATTAGCACCGATTGAAGGTGTGCCAATAGAAAAACTATCAATTAACTTCTTTACAACTCGAGACTTGGAAAAAGCGATTCCAGGTGAACTATTTAATTAA
- a CDS encoding LLM class flavin-dependent oxidoreductase — MEKYRIDTSKGIEFGLYSIGDHILNPHNGSKISAEKRIHELIETAKLADEAGIDVFAVGESHQAHFTTQAHTVILGAIAQATKNIKIASSATVLSTSDPVRVYEDFATIDLISNGRAEIVAGRGSRIGGYSLLGYDVNYYEELFEEKMDLLLKINKEESVTWKGQFRTPLEHAAIIPRAKNNNMPIWRAVGGPPASAIKAGHAGVPMMLTTLGGPAVNFKVSVDAYREAAEQSGFDPATLPIATTSLFYTAENSQDALSEYYPHINAGMLALRGGGYPKQQFTNAVDHRDALMIGSPQQIIEKMLYQYELFGQQRFMAQIDFGGVPFDKIEKNIELIATEIMPAVRKYTTK, encoded by the coding sequence ATGGAAAAATACCGTATTGATACAAGTAAAGGAATTGAATTTGGATTATATTCAATTGGAGATCATATTTTAAATCCACATAATGGTTCGAAAATAAGTGCAGAAAAAAGAATTCATGAACTAATTGAAACAGCTAAGTTAGCAGATGAAGCTGGAATTGATGTGTTTGCTGTTGGTGAAAGTCATCAAGCGCATTTTACAACGCAAGCTCATACAGTTATTTTAGGAGCTATTGCACAAGCTACGAAAAATATTAAAATCGCGAGTTCTGCAACAGTATTAAGCACGTCAGATCCGGTTCGTGTATACGAGGACTTTGCCACAATCGATTTAATTTCTAATGGTCGTGCTGAAATCGTTGCTGGTCGTGGATCTCGTATTGGGGGATATAGTTTACTTGGTTACGATGTAAATTATTATGAAGAACTATTTGAAGAGAAGATGGATCTTTTATTAAAAATAAATAAAGAAGAAAGTGTAACATGGAAAGGGCAGTTTAGAACACCACTTGAACATGCGGCAATTATACCGAGAGCTAAAAATAACAATATGCCAATTTGGCGTGCTGTTGGAGGGCCACCTGCTAGTGCGATTAAGGCAGGACACGCAGGTGTACCAATGATGCTTACGACACTTGGTGGCCCAGCTGTTAATTTTAAAGTTTCGGTTGATGCATATCGTGAAGCTGCTGAGCAAAGTGGTTTTGATCCAGCAACATTACCAATTGCGACAACAAGTTTATTTTATACAGCAGAAAATTCACAAGATGCACTTAGTGAATATTATCCTCATATTAATGCTGGTATGCTTGCGCTACGCGGTGGTGGGTATCCAAAACAACAATTTACTAACGCAGTAGATCACCGTGATGCGTTAATGATTGGTAGCCCGCAACAAATTATTGAAAAAATGCTTTACCAATATGAATTATTTGGACAGCAACGTTTTATGGCACAAATTGATTTTGGTGGTGTACCATTTGATAAGATTGAGAAAAACATTGAATTAATTGCTACTGAAATTATGCCGGCTGTTAGAAAATATACAACGAAATAA
- a CDS encoding DUF4865 family protein — protein sequence MIGMQYKVILPKDYDMEIIRQRVKANGYKTDGFQELNFKAYLIAEAGKNGNSYNCYAPLYIWNSHEGMNKFIFEGYYDNILQSFGWQQINIGVPLVVNLSDDFKKSRYVVECEGSISQSKSLIGTQLNTMNENVQNTEKCLGNVIVYNPDKWGYSQFNFYNEKPEIDVMDNVTIYEILHISQ from the coding sequence ATGATTGGAATGCAATATAAGGTCATATTGCCAAAGGATTATGACATGGAGATTATTAGGCAAAGGGTAAAGGCTAATGGGTATAAAACAGATGGTTTTCAAGAACTGAATTTTAAAGCCTATTTAATTGCTGAGGCGGGTAAGAATGGGAATTCCTATAATTGTTATGCACCTTTATATATTTGGAATAGTCATGAAGGGATGAATAAATTTATCTTTGAAGGATATTACGATAATATTTTACAATCATTTGGATGGCAACAAATAAATATAGGTGTTCCTTTAGTTGTTAATCTAAGTGATGATTTTAAGAAAAGTAGATATGTTGTTGAATGTGAAGGAAGTATCTCTCAAAGTAAATCATTGATTGGTACTCAATTAAATACAATGAACGAAAATGTACAAAATACAGAAAAGTGTTTAGGTAATGTAATAGTTTATAATCCAGATAAATGGGGTTATAGTCAATTCAATTTTTATAATGAGAAGCCTGAAATAGATGTAATGGACAATGTTACAATATATGAGATTTTACACATTTCACAATAA
- a CDS encoding branched-chain amino acid ABC transporter permease, whose protein sequence is MDVLINLFVNGVSTGMLIFLLASGLSLIFGLMSVLNFAHGGLFAWGAFTGVWLFNMTDSYLLALIGAVAMGMFLGFILERFLIRPVYGNHVRQLLVTLGGMLVLSECIKIFWGPNPIAAKLPLWLQGSFTFGGVILIKYRLFVILVGILIYIALLLLLKKTKVGLMIRAGVMDKEMVQALGINVKAIFSFVFLLGAGMAALGGFLLAPYSGVIFAEMGMQYAILAFIVVIIGGLGSVQGSALASLIVGLAGAFTAYYMPDLSLAINMLMLLFFLIVKPTGLVGEKG, encoded by the coding sequence GTGGATGTGCTAATTAACTTATTTGTAAACGGCGTTTCGACAGGGATGCTTATTTTTTTATTAGCGTCGGGTCTATCACTTATTTTCGGTTTAATGAGCGTACTAAATTTTGCGCATGGCGGTTTATTTGCATGGGGAGCATTTACAGGCGTTTGGTTATTTAATATGACAGATAGTTATTTATTAGCGCTAATTGGCGCAGTCGCTATGGGTATGTTTCTCGGTTTCATTTTAGAAAGATTTCTTATTAGACCAGTGTATGGAAACCATGTTCGGCAGCTTCTCGTTACACTCGGAGGAATGCTCGTTCTTAGCGAGTGCATCAAAATATTTTGGGGTCCTAATCCAATTGCTGCAAAATTACCGTTATGGCTTCAAGGAAGTTTTACATTTGGAGGAGTTATCTTAATAAAATATCGCCTATTCGTTATTTTAGTTGGGATACTAATTTACATCGCTTTACTATTGCTGCTGAAAAAAACAAAGGTAGGACTTATGATTCGCGCTGGTGTAATGGATAAAGAGATGGTTCAAGCTCTCGGAATTAATGTAAAAGCGATATTCTCGTTTGTTTTTTTATTAGGAGCAGGGATGGCGGCGTTAGGTGGTTTTCTACTAGCACCATATTCAGGAGTTATTTTCGCTGAGATGGGCATGCAGTATGCAATTTTAGCTTTTATAGTAGTGATTATTGGCGGATTAGGTAGTGTACAAGGTTCAGCGCTAGCATCTTTAATTGTCGGATTAGCCGGTGCTTTTACAGCGTATTATATGCCAGATTTATCGCTTGCAATCAATATGTTAATGTTACTATTTTTCTTAATAGTGAAGCCAACGGGACTCGTTGGTGAAAAGGGGTGA
- a CDS encoding branched-chain amino acid ABC transporter ATP-binding protein, protein MALLQVNNIETYLDQFHILQGVSLSVEKGTITVLFGRNGAGKTTTLRSVMGFHRIANGEVYYDNTKVNGLSTHLISRKGIGYVPENQGIFHDLTVEETFALARGKNGEEAEEKIEWMLELFPDLKQFWYKKSGLLSGGQKQMLAISRAFINSDGLLLIDEPSKGLSPIMIEKLMVAILKMKEKTTVLLVEQNFMMASQIGDYFYIMDNGRIVHNGFMEELREDKETCHKYLGIS, encoded by the coding sequence GTGGCACTACTACAAGTGAATAATATAGAGACGTATTTAGATCAGTTTCATATTTTACAAGGAGTGTCCCTTTCGGTTGAGAAGGGAACGATTACAGTATTGTTTGGAAGAAATGGTGCTGGAAAAACAACAACATTGCGCTCAGTTATGGGATTTCACCGGATAGCAAATGGAGAAGTTTATTATGATAACACAAAAGTAAATGGATTATCTACACATTTAATTTCAAGAAAAGGTATAGGTTATGTACCAGAAAATCAAGGTATTTTTCATGATTTAACAGTAGAAGAGACATTCGCACTTGCTAGGGGGAAAAATGGGGAAGAAGCTGAAGAGAAGATAGAATGGATGCTCGAACTATTTCCAGATTTAAAGCAATTTTGGTATAAAAAAAGTGGGCTATTAAGTGGGGGACAAAAACAAATGCTGGCAATTTCAAGAGCATTTATTAATAGTGATGGACTATTGCTTATTGATGAGCCGAGTAAAGGGCTGTCTCCAATTATGATAGAAAAATTAATGGTAGCTATTTTGAAAATGAAGGAAAAAACGACTGTTTTACTTGTTGAACAAAATTTTATGATGGCTAGTCAAATCGGTGATTATTTTTACATTATGGATAATGGGCGTATTGTGCATAACGGTTTTATGGAGGAACTGCGAGAGGATAAGGAAACATGTCATAAATATTTAGGCATTTCTTAA
- a CDS encoding carboxymuconolactone decarboxylase family protein, which yields MMNEPIEFYIQKKMREMAPAFAHYSEEILFEEVWRDATLTLRERSLCTLSALISLGNTEQLPFHLKLAKQNGMMENELVALITHMAFYVGWPKAVAALNIAMNEMES from the coding sequence ATGATGAATGAACCAATTGAATTTTATATTCAAAAGAAAATGAGAGAAATGGCACCTGCATTTGCTCATTATAGTGAAGAGATATTGTTTGAAGAAGTGTGGCGGGATGCCACTTTAACATTAAGAGAAAGAAGCTTATGTACATTGTCGGCACTAATCAGTCTTGGTAATACAGAACAATTACCATTTCATCTGAAGCTAGCTAAACAAAATGGGATGATGGAGAATGAATTAGTTGCATTAATAACACATATGGCTTTTTACGTTGGTTGGCCAAAAGCTGTGGCAGCTTTAAATATAGCAATGAATGAAATGGAAAGTTAA
- a CDS encoding ABC transporter ATP-binding protein, giving the protein MTHLLETKNLCVSFGDHHVIKDVNLTVQKGKLISIIGPNGAGKTTLFNLLSGQISPTKGEVYFKGQDITKLSISDRTRLGIGRSFQLTNIFPELTVLENVRLSVQSFVQDYYSFFPNAAKLKQQTGEARRLLKTVLLHEKEGVLAKDLAHGEKRKLELAMLLALKTDVLLLDEPTAGISVEEVPAILQVIENIKKNPESTIVLIEHKMDMVLDLSDHLIVLFHGELLAEGLPEEMMKDERVQSAYLGGLYSGTTTSE; this is encoded by the coding sequence ATGACACATTTGTTAGAGACGAAAAATCTTTGTGTATCTTTTGGGGATCATCATGTTATTAAGGATGTTAATTTAACGGTACAAAAAGGAAAGCTCATTTCAATTATTGGACCGAATGGTGCTGGAAAGACAACACTATTCAATTTACTAAGTGGGCAAATTTCTCCGACGAAAGGTGAAGTTTATTTTAAAGGACAGGATATTACAAAATTATCAATTTCAGATCGAACGCGCTTGGGCATTGGTCGTTCTTTTCAGTTGACAAATATTTTTCCAGAGCTAACAGTACTTGAAAATGTGCGTCTAAGTGTTCAATCGTTTGTTCAGGATTATTACAGTTTCTTTCCGAATGCAGCCAAGTTAAAGCAGCAAACTGGAGAGGCGAGACGCCTTTTAAAAACAGTACTACTTCACGAGAAAGAGGGTGTATTAGCAAAAGATTTAGCTCACGGAGAAAAAAGAAAGTTAGAGCTTGCTATGTTGTTAGCATTAAAGACAGATGTATTACTACTAGATGAGCCGACAGCAGGTATTTCAGTTGAGGAAGTTCCGGCTATATTACAAGTAATCGAAAATATTAAAAAGAATCCAGAGAGCACAATTGTACTTATTGAACACAAAATGGATATGGTACTCGATTTATCAGATCATCTTATCGTTTTATTTCATGGCGAGTTATTGGCTGAAGGATTGCCGGAAGAAATGATGAAAGACGAGCGAGTACAAAGTGCTTATTTAGGGGGATTATATAGTGGCACTACTACAAGTGAATAA
- a CDS encoding branched-chain amino acid ABC transporter permease, producing MIICLSVFPFVNDSRSLLILFTQIFIFAIFAMSFDVLLGYTGIVSFGHCMFFGIGAYGVALLFDRQGVSIMNFFIGIAAAVIISAIVSYIIGMLSLRLKSHFYAMLTLAISQLFFVLAEKWRSLTHGGDGFTFRVPDIFRDRFTYYYVTLICLISIFILLRLFTKSSIGKVLNAISQNEQRVEALGYKVLHYKIIASVVAGVVAAISGGLFVITLRFVNTTVFSIEMTLNALLMTMIGGVGTLIGAIAGAGIIESLKYYLSELATEYPIFERWTIILGLLYIIVLLVFPKGLVGTIKKLKNFKRGKKEKSTGVEQNV from the coding sequence ATGATCATTTGTTTAAGTGTATTTCCATTCGTAAATGATTCACGGAGCTTGTTAATTTTGTTCACTCAAATCTTCATCTTTGCTATTTTCGCTATGAGTTTTGATGTTCTCCTTGGATATACGGGTATTGTTTCATTCGGTCATTGTATGTTCTTTGGAATAGGGGCGTATGGTGTGGCACTCTTATTTGATCGGCAAGGGGTGTCTATAATGAACTTTTTTATAGGAATAGCAGCCGCTGTTATTATATCAGCTATCGTTAGTTATATAATCGGTATGCTTTCATTACGCTTGAAAAGTCATTTTTATGCAATGTTAACGCTCGCTATTTCTCAGCTGTTTTTTGTACTTGCTGAAAAATGGCGTTCGCTGACTCACGGAGGAGATGGATTTACATTTCGTGTACCAGATATATTCCGTGATCGTTTTACGTATTATTACGTAACACTTATATGTTTAATCAGCATCTTCATTTTGTTACGTCTTTTCACAAAGTCTTCTATTGGAAAAGTATTAAATGCAATTTCACAAAATGAACAACGTGTTGAAGCGCTTGGATATAAAGTTCTCCATTATAAAATTATCGCAAGTGTAGTGGCAGGAGTAGTAGCGGCAATTAGCGGTGGTTTATTCGTTATCACATTGCGTTTTGTAAATACGACGGTATTTTCAATTGAAATGACGCTAAACGCATTATTGATGACAATGATTGGAGGAGTTGGAACGTTAATCGGAGCTATTGCTGGAGCTGGGATTATTGAATCACTAAAATATTATTTATCAGAACTAGCGACAGAGTATCCGATTTTTGAAAGATGGACGATTATTCTTGGTTTATTATACATTATCGTGCTACTAGTTTTTCCAAAAGGATTAGTTGGAACGATTAAGAAGTTGAAGAATTTTAAAAGGGGTAAGAAGGAGAAGAGTACAGGGGTGGAGCAGAACGTGTGA
- a CDS encoding ring-cleaving dioxygenase, with product MYTIPGHHHISMVTKNAKTNNDFYQKVLGLRRVKKTVNQDNPFMYHLFYGDLTGSAGTELSFFEMPNVGRTIRGTNAITQIGLLVPSIESLTFWKRRFESLQVAHGEITTYAGRDALHFEDPDGLRLVLLNNNGEEVPEYWTAWDESSVEQNHRILGMGTVEMTVRSLNKLSKTLTGLFSYKEVSRLDDEGIYQSIAGQSFGEILVKQQEGESERPGKGSIHHLAIRVKNDEELSYWNEAVKDKGFQSTGIIDRFYFKSLYFRESNGILFEIATDGPGFTVDSAIEKLGKELDLPPFLEERRKEIEEKLIPLD from the coding sequence ATGTATACAATTCCAGGGCATCACCACATTTCTATGGTGACAAAAAATGCGAAAACAAATAATGATTTTTATCAAAAAGTATTAGGATTACGCCGAGTGAAAAAGACAGTCAATCAAGATAATCCATTTATGTATCATTTGTTTTATGGCGATTTAACAGGGAGTGCTGGAACTGAATTATCATTTTTTGAAATGCCGAATGTAGGAAGAACAATCCGTGGTACAAATGCAATAACACAAATAGGCTTGCTCGTACCTTCAATAGAAAGTCTTACATTTTGGAAGAGACGTTTTGAGTCGCTCCAGGTGGCGCATGGGGAAATTACAACTTACGCCGGAAGAGACGCACTGCACTTTGAAGATCCAGATGGCCTACGGTTAGTGCTGTTAAATAATAACGGTGAAGAGGTGCCTGAATATTGGACTGCATGGGATGAATCTTCTGTAGAGCAGAATCATCGTATTTTAGGTATGGGAACAGTTGAAATGACAGTGCGCAGTTTAAATAAATTATCAAAAACATTAACAGGCTTGTTTAGTTATAAAGAAGTATCTCGTTTAGACGATGAGGGGATTTATCAATCTATTGCTGGTCAATCTTTTGGAGAAATTTTGGTGAAACAGCAAGAAGGAGAGAGTGAACGACCTGGAAAAGGAAGTATTCATCATTTAGCTATTCGTGTGAAAAATGATGAAGAACTGAGTTATTGGAATGAAGCGGTGAAAGATAAAGGGTTCCAATCAACAGGCATTATCGATCGCTTTTATTTTAAAAGTTTATATTTCCGTGAATCAAATGGCATTTTATTTGAGATTGCGACGGATGGACCAGGATTTACAGTGGATTCAGCAATTGAAAAATTAGGAAAAGAGCTGGATTTACCACCATTTTTAGAAGAGAGAAGAAAAGAGATTGAAGAGAAATTAATACCACTTGATTAA
- a CDS encoding MarR family winged helix-turn-helix transcriptional regulator, producing MRENTIGSLIWLRLIRFTNQSNQMSNEFLKRFDLTTAQFDVLMQIRIYQPLTQMELAEKVTVTQGGISRMLTRLEKEEYIVRKQDWKTKMISLTEKGQAVLERALPEQLAFQSSFFDDVLDEEEQKILYALMTKVHKYSEKKELPAE from the coding sequence ATGCGTGAAAATACGATAGGATCGTTAATATGGTTACGCCTAATACGATTTACGAACCAAAGTAATCAGATGTCAAATGAGTTTTTGAAACGTTTTGATTTGACGACAGCTCAATTTGATGTACTTATGCAAATACGGATTTATCAGCCCCTTACACAAATGGAGTTAGCCGAAAAAGTTACTGTGACGCAAGGTGGTATTTCTAGAATGTTAACACGCCTTGAAAAAGAAGAGTATATAGTACGTAAACAAGATTGGAAAACGAAAATGATTAGCCTTACTGAAAAGGGTCAAGCAGTGTTAGAAAGAGCATTGCCAGAGCAACTTGCATTTCAATCATCTTTTTTTGATGATGTATTAGATGAGGAAGAACAGAAAATACTATACGCGTTAATGACAAAAGTTCATAAGTATAGTGAAAAAAAAGAATTACCAGCTGAGTAA